A part of Thiohalorhabdus sp. Cl-TMA genomic DNA contains:
- a CDS encoding RelA/SpoT family protein yields MLRINELIEAAQAYLPAEDVDLIHRAYLLAAAVHEGQQRASGEPYITHPIEVARILAGFHMDACCLAAALLHDAVEDTPATFEQIQRQFGEEVAMLVDGVTKLGQVHFETREEAQAENFRKMLLAMSQDLRVIIIKLADRLHNMRTLGYLSENKCRRVSRETLDIFAPIASRLGLNRIKNELEDLSFKYLNPVRYRVLSEQVRKERGNRAHITDRIEVAISNDLQEAGLDADVIGREKHLYSIYRKMQVKGLSFEEVQDIYAFRILVEDVPTCYQVLGRVHNLFKPIPGRFKDYIAIPKANGYQSLHTVVVNPFGGVMEFQIRTREMHEVAEAGVAAHWQYKEKGVAPPDRRRLEQSYAWLQQLLQIQQEAGDSAEFLEHVKVDLFPDEVYVFSPKGEIMRLPRWATPVDFAYAVHTEIGHQCVGARVNGRISSLRTPLRNGDRVEILTDPDHQPNSSWLHFVVTGKARSAVRHFLKTQQREKSVALGRAMLERTMEGVGVPFSEVPDNALRETAEHFHLSAQEALFEAIGRGTVLAPAVVQHLFPGYLDREVRAASRVGGEEAETLEWGNSNVLVRGMEGIVANLARCCYPIPRDTIVGFISVGRGVMVHRKDCPNLHELAHHPEKWVEVEWAPETRGVFTVAIQAVVQNTKGVLASLASAIAEDGANIDNVLVEDRDGVHKTISLTLEVEGRDHLAHLMRIMRGLSAVERIVRKKG; encoded by the coding sequence GTGCTTCGCATTAACGAGCTCATCGAGGCCGCCCAGGCCTACCTGCCCGCGGAAGACGTCGATCTCATCCATCGCGCCTATCTGTTGGCTGCCGCCGTTCACGAGGGGCAGCAGCGCGCCTCCGGCGAGCCGTATATCACCCATCCCATAGAGGTGGCCCGCATCCTGGCGGGCTTCCACATGGACGCCTGCTGCCTGGCCGCGGCTCTGCTCCACGACGCCGTGGAGGATACCCCCGCCACCTTCGAGCAGATCCAGCGCCAGTTCGGGGAAGAGGTGGCCATGCTGGTGGACGGCGTCACCAAGCTGGGGCAGGTCCACTTCGAGACCCGGGAGGAGGCCCAGGCGGAGAATTTCCGCAAGATGCTCCTGGCCATGTCCCAGGATCTGCGGGTCATCATCATCAAGCTGGCGGACCGCCTGCACAACATGCGGACGCTCGGCTACCTCTCCGAGAACAAATGCCGCCGGGTGAGCCGCGAGACCCTGGACATCTTTGCGCCCATCGCCAGCCGGTTGGGCCTGAACCGCATCAAGAACGAGCTCGAGGACCTCTCCTTCAAGTACCTCAATCCGGTCCGCTACCGGGTGCTGTCCGAGCAGGTGCGCAAGGAGCGCGGCAATCGGGCCCACATCACCGACCGCATCGAGGTGGCCATCTCCAACGACCTCCAGGAGGCCGGGCTCGACGCCGACGTGATTGGCCGGGAAAAGCACCTGTACAGCATCTACCGCAAGATGCAGGTGAAGGGCCTTTCCTTTGAGGAAGTCCAGGACATCTACGCCTTCCGCATCCTGGTGGAGGATGTGCCCACCTGCTACCAGGTGCTGGGCCGGGTGCATAACCTGTTCAAGCCCATCCCGGGCCGGTTCAAGGACTACATTGCCATTCCCAAGGCCAACGGCTACCAGTCCCTGCACACGGTGGTGGTCAACCCCTTCGGTGGGGTCATGGAGTTCCAGATCCGCACCCGGGAGATGCACGAGGTGGCCGAGGCGGGGGTGGCCGCCCACTGGCAGTACAAGGAGAAGGGTGTCGCGCCGCCCGACCGGCGCAGGCTGGAGCAGAGCTACGCCTGGCTCCAGCAGCTCCTCCAGATCCAGCAGGAGGCCGGCGACTCGGCGGAGTTCCTGGAGCACGTCAAGGTGGACCTCTTTCCCGACGAGGTCTACGTGTTCTCGCCCAAGGGCGAGATCATGCGCCTGCCGCGCTGGGCCACGCCGGTGGACTTCGCCTATGCCGTGCATACCGAGATCGGTCACCAGTGCGTAGGCGCCCGGGTCAACGGCCGCATCAGCAGCCTGCGCACCCCGCTGCGCAACGGTGACCGGGTGGAGATTCTCACCGACCCCGACCACCAGCCCAACAGCTCCTGGCTGCACTTCGTGGTGACCGGCAAGGCCCGCTCCGCGGTACGGCATTTCCTGAAGACCCAGCAGCGGGAGAAGTCCGTGGCCCTGGGCCGCGCCATGCTGGAGCGCACCATGGAGGGCGTGGGCGTGCCCTTCTCGGAGGTTCCGGACAATGCCCTCCGCGAGACCGCCGAGCACTTCCACCTGAGCGCCCAGGAGGCGCTCTTCGAGGCCATCGGTCGGGGCACGGTGCTGGCACCCGCCGTGGTCCAGCACTTGTTCCCCGGCTACCTGGACCGCGAGGTCCGGGCCGCCAGCCGCGTGGGCGGGGAGGAGGCGGAAACCCTGGAATGGGGCAATAGCAACGTGCTGGTGCGGGGCATGGAGGGCATCGTCGCCAACCTGGCCCGGTGCTGCTACCCTATCCCCCGAGACACCATCGTCGGCTTTATCTCCGTGGGCCGCGGCGTCATGGTGCATCGCAAGGACTGTCCCAACCTCCACGAGCTCGCCCACCATCCCGAGAAATGGGTGGAAGTGGAGTGGGCCCCGGAGACCCGGGGCGTGTTCACGGTGGCCATTCAGGCCGTGGTGCAGAACACCAAGGGCGTTCTGGCCAGCCTTGCGTCAGCCATCGCCGAGGACGGGGCCAATATCGACAACGTTCTGGTGGAGGACCGGGACGGCGTGCACAAGACCATATCCCTCACCCTGGAAGTGGAGGGGCGGGACCATCTGGCGCATCTCATGCGAATCATGCGGGGATTGAGCGCCGTTGAGCGAATCGTGCGCAAAAAGGGCTGA
- a CDS encoding YicC/YloC family endoribonuclease: protein MIRSMTAFARSEADLGSQQAVWELRTVNHRYLEVNPRLPDGYRALETPVRERARGVLQRGKLDATLRLTENGGGGGRLRLDQELARSLADLGREAERELGTTGELSTAEIMKWPGVVVTATLDADEAQRRLREALDSALEGLVEARAREGQALSDALHERLDGVDAGLARIEERLPQVREAFRSRLEERLGELRERVDPDRLEQEVVMQVQRADVDEELDRLATHTAEVRRVLEEGGAVGRRLDFLMQEMNREANTIGSKSPDAAISQTVVDLKVLVEQLREQAQNIE, encoded by the coding sequence ATGATCCGAAGCATGACCGCCTTCGCCCGCAGCGAAGCGGACCTGGGATCCCAGCAGGCCGTCTGGGAGCTGCGTACCGTCAATCACCGCTATCTTGAGGTGAATCCGCGCCTGCCCGACGGCTACAGGGCCCTGGAGACGCCGGTCCGCGAGCGGGCCCGCGGGGTCCTGCAGCGGGGCAAGCTGGACGCTACCCTGCGGCTGACCGAGAACGGCGGCGGAGGCGGGCGGCTGCGCCTCGATCAGGAGCTGGCCCGCTCCCTGGCGGACCTGGGCCGGGAGGCGGAACGCGAGCTGGGCACCACCGGGGAGCTTTCCACCGCGGAGATCATGAAATGGCCCGGCGTGGTGGTCACCGCCACCCTGGATGCCGATGAGGCGCAGCGGCGCCTCCGGGAGGCCCTGGATAGCGCCCTGGAGGGGCTGGTGGAGGCCCGCGCCCGCGAGGGCCAGGCCCTTTCCGATGCCTTGCACGAGCGGCTTGACGGCGTGGATGCGGGCCTTGCCCGGATCGAGGAGCGTCTGCCGCAGGTCCGGGAAGCCTTCCGGAGCCGGCTGGAAGAACGCCTCGGCGAGCTTCGCGAGCGGGTGGATCCCGACCGGCTGGAGCAAGAGGTGGTCATGCAGGTGCAGCGGGCGGACGTGGACGAGGAGCTGGACCGGCTGGCCACCCATACCGCGGAGGTCCGCCGGGTCCTGGAGGAGGGCGGCGCCGTGGGCCGGCGGCTGGATTTCCTCATGCAGGAGATGAACCGCGAGGCCAATACCATTGGCTCCAAGTCGCCCGATGCCGCCATCAGCCAGACCGTGGTGGATCTCAAGGTTCTGGTGGAGCAGCTGCGCGAGCAGGCGCAGAACATCGAGTAA
- the gmk gene encoding guanylate kinase, whose amino-acid sequence MPAHSADLPRQPGLLIILSAPSGAGKTSLYRALLERLDHVVASVSHTTRPPRPGEQDGVDYHFVDEAGFERLVEEGAFLEHARVFDRSYGTSRAAVEAERAEGNDVVLEIDWQGARQIRERVSDAVSVFILPPSRQTLRQRLEGRGQDDVTVIERRMRDAEAEISHYDEYDYVIVNDVFEEALERLVAVVLGERCRLEHRREVLGVFADRLMGKIDETSG is encoded by the coding sequence ATGCCCGCACACTCCGCCGATCTACCCCGCCAGCCGGGACTGCTGATCATCCTTTCCGCCCCCTCCGGGGCCGGCAAGACCTCCCTGTACCGGGCCCTGCTGGAGCGCCTCGACCACGTGGTGGCCTCGGTAAGCCATACCACTCGGCCGCCCCGCCCGGGGGAGCAGGACGGGGTGGACTACCATTTCGTGGACGAGGCCGGATTCGAGCGGCTCGTGGAGGAAGGCGCCTTTCTGGAGCACGCCCGGGTCTTCGACCGCTCTTACGGCACCAGCCGGGCGGCGGTGGAGGCGGAGCGCGCCGAGGGCAATGACGTGGTGCTCGAGATCGACTGGCAGGGTGCCCGGCAGATCCGCGAGCGCGTATCCGACGCGGTGAGTGTGTTCATCCTGCCGCCCTCCCGGCAAACCCTGCGCCAGCGCCTGGAAGGGCGGGGCCAGGACGACGTGACGGTCATCGAGCGCCGCATGCGCGATGCGGAGGCGGAGATCAGCCACTACGACGAGTACGATTACGTGATCGTCAACGACGTGTTCGAGGAGGCGCTGGAGCGCCTCGTGGCCGTGGTGCTGGGCGAGCGCTGCCGGCTGGAGCACCGGCGCGAGGTATTGGGCGTGTTCGCCGACCGGCTCATGGGGAAAATTGACGAAACCTCAGGGTAA
- the thiO gene encoding glycine oxidase ThiO, giving the protein MSTFQPDTVVIGGGIIGMTTALSLSDQGQSVTVVDPGRRQGISSWAGGGILSPLYPWRHDDAVNGLARRSQQLYPDLCRRIRDRTGVDPELRSFGMLYADLPSQPPLDRERARDWAQTQGVELQELEGDALTGFEPALSPVAEHGLRLPEISWVRNPRLMRGLNRLAREAGVELMDGATVLRLRAGNNGVVEGVETDAGTVEAERVVVAAGPWSGQLLAQVGVALPVRPVKGSMLLLQGTRSLLGEVVMTGSHYLIPRADGRLLVGSTTEEAGFDSRTGLGSVRALSQAAVEMVPETANLELETFWSGLRPGSPDDRPFIGAVPGCRGLYVSTGHYRNGVVHAPASAELLAAQIAGAEPAVDPSPFAPDRELPHDAS; this is encoded by the coding sequence TTGAGTACATTCCAACCGGACACGGTCGTTATCGGGGGCGGCATCATCGGAATGACCACGGCCCTGTCCCTGTCCGATCAGGGCCAGTCCGTGACCGTCGTCGATCCGGGGCGGCGTCAGGGTATCAGCTCCTGGGCAGGGGGTGGGATCCTCTCTCCCCTCTATCCGTGGCGGCACGACGATGCGGTGAATGGCCTTGCCCGGCGCAGCCAGCAGCTCTATCCGGATCTCTGCCGGCGGATCCGCGACCGCACGGGCGTGGACCCGGAGCTGCGCAGCTTCGGCATGCTGTACGCCGATCTCCCCAGCCAGCCGCCCCTCGACCGGGAGCGGGCGCGGGATTGGGCGCAGACCCAGGGCGTGGAGCTCCAGGAGCTGGAAGGGGATGCGCTTACCGGTTTCGAGCCGGCGCTGAGCCCGGTGGCGGAGCACGGCCTGCGTCTGCCGGAGATCAGCTGGGTCCGCAACCCCCGGTTGATGCGTGGCCTGAACCGGCTTGCCCGGGAAGCGGGGGTGGAGCTTATGGACGGGGCAACCGTTTTACGCTTGCGTGCCGGGAATAACGGGGTCGTCGAGGGCGTGGAAACCGACGCCGGGACCGTGGAGGCCGAACGGGTGGTGGTAGCCGCCGGACCCTGGAGCGGCCAGCTGCTCGCCCAGGTGGGGGTGGCGCTGCCCGTGCGGCCGGTGAAGGGCTCCATGCTCCTGCTGCAGGGAACGCGCTCCCTGCTCGGCGAGGTGGTGATGACCGGTAGTCACTACCTGATTCCCCGGGCCGATGGCCGCCTTCTGGTGGGCTCCACCACCGAAGAGGCCGGATTCGATTCCCGGACGGGGCTGGGCTCGGTGCGTGCGCTCTCCCAGGCCGCGGTGGAAATGGTCCCGGAGACCGCCAATCTGGAGCTGGAGACCTTCTGGTCCGGGCTTCGCCCGGGCAGTCCGGACGATCGTCCCTTCATCGGGGCGGTGCCCGGCTGCCGGGGTCTGTACGTGAGCACGGGGCATTACCGCAACGGCGTCGTGCATGCGCCCGCCTCCGCGGAGCTGCTCGCCGCACAGATCGCGGGAGCGGAGCCGGCGGTGGACCCGTCGCCCTTCGCCCCCGACCGGGAGCTTCCGCACGACGCTTCGTAG
- the recG gene encoding ATP-dependent DNA helicase RecG produces MTEQRPGRSLTELSGLGPRMAERLERLGITTQHSLLFHLPYRYQDRTRVVAMGSLAPEQEAGCQGVVRAAEVVGRRRPMFVVRIEDGSGFLTLRFFQVRDYLKRTLQPGRGVWAFGTVRRGSVGLEMVHPEIEASGEAPPDPPSHLTPVYPLTEGLTQGRLRSWIAQALTRNRSRLPEHLPETLRAEHGWPALPDALEAVHRPDAEADVEALLAFRTPAQERLVFEELLAHHLALRKVGQQRRQARAPALTGTGSLTEGLREALPFELTGAQRRAWDEVRADLAGDRPMQRLIQGDVGSGKTVVAALAILQAVESGYQAALMAPTEILAEQHGATLKEWLEPMGLTVHWLAGSLPERERRAEADAIANGAARVVVGTHALFQKEVRFAELGLVVIDEQHRFGVHQRMALKEKGRDPHLLIMTATPIPRTLAMTAFADLEGSVIDELPPGRQPVDTVGISDARRDEVEARIRDAVAGGQQAYWVCPLVDESEMLQLEAATATHERLQAAFPELEVGLIHGRMSPEEKEAAMTAFKDGGTHLLVATPVIEVGVDVPNATLMVIEHAERMGLAQLHQLRGRVGRGSRKSACVLLYHPPLGDKAKRRIAAMRETNDGFRIAQVDLELRGPGEVLGTRQTGLEQMRIADLGRDRALVPALPRAADTLLSDDPDAADALIRRWVGERAVYGEVG; encoded by the coding sequence ATGACCGAACAGCGCCCCGGCCGCTCCCTGACGGAGCTCTCCGGTCTGGGGCCGCGCATGGCGGAGCGCCTGGAGCGGCTCGGCATCACCACCCAGCATTCCCTGCTCTTCCATTTGCCGTACCGCTATCAGGACCGGACGCGGGTCGTCGCCATGGGGAGCCTGGCCCCCGAGCAGGAGGCCGGTTGTCAGGGCGTGGTGCGTGCCGCCGAGGTGGTGGGGCGCCGCAGGCCCATGTTCGTGGTGCGCATCGAGGACGGCTCGGGGTTCTTGACCCTGCGCTTCTTCCAGGTGCGGGATTATTTGAAGCGGACCCTGCAGCCGGGCCGGGGGGTATGGGCCTTCGGTACTGTCCGGCGCGGGAGTGTCGGGCTGGAGATGGTCCACCCGGAGATCGAGGCGAGCGGCGAGGCCCCGCCCGATCCGCCCAGTCACCTCACGCCCGTCTATCCCCTGACCGAGGGCCTGACCCAGGGACGGCTGCGCTCCTGGATCGCCCAGGCCCTGACGCGGAATCGCTCCCGGCTGCCCGAGCACCTGCCCGAGACCCTACGGGCGGAGCATGGCTGGCCCGCCCTTCCGGACGCGCTGGAGGCCGTCCATCGGCCTGACGCCGAGGCGGACGTGGAGGCGCTCCTGGCTTTCCGCACGCCCGCCCAGGAGCGGCTCGTCTTCGAGGAGCTGCTGGCCCACCATCTGGCGCTCCGCAAGGTGGGGCAGCAGCGCAGACAGGCGCGGGCGCCGGCCCTGACGGGCACCGGCAGCCTCACCGAGGGCCTGCGGGAGGCCCTGCCCTTCGAGCTTACCGGGGCCCAGCGGCGTGCATGGGACGAGGTGCGGGCCGATCTGGCCGGGGACCGGCCCATGCAGCGCCTTATACAGGGCGATGTGGGCTCGGGGAAGACCGTAGTGGCCGCCCTGGCCATCCTGCAGGCGGTGGAGTCCGGCTACCAGGCCGCCCTCATGGCGCCCACCGAGATCCTGGCCGAGCAGCACGGCGCCACGCTCAAGGAATGGCTGGAGCCCATGGGGCTTACGGTGCACTGGCTGGCGGGCAGTCTGCCCGAGCGCGAGCGCCGCGCCGAGGCCGACGCCATCGCCAACGGCGCGGCGCGGGTGGTGGTGGGCACCCACGCGCTCTTCCAGAAGGAGGTGCGCTTCGCGGAGCTCGGCCTGGTGGTGATCGACGAGCAGCACCGCTTCGGGGTCCATCAGCGCATGGCCCTCAAGGAGAAGGGCCGTGATCCCCACCTTCTGATCATGACCGCCACGCCCATTCCCCGCACCCTGGCCATGACGGCCTTCGCGGATCTGGAGGGCAGCGTCATCGACGAGCTTCCCCCGGGCCGGCAGCCCGTGGATACGGTGGGCATCTCCGATGCCCGGCGCGACGAGGTGGAGGCCCGGATCCGGGATGCTGTGGCCGGGGGCCAGCAGGCCTACTGGGTATGCCCGCTGGTGGACGAGAGCGAGATGCTGCAGCTGGAGGCGGCCACCGCCACCCACGAGCGGCTGCAGGCGGCCTTCCCCGAGCTGGAGGTGGGCCTGATCCACGGCCGCATGTCGCCGGAGGAGAAGGAGGCCGCCATGACCGCCTTCAAGGACGGGGGGACCCACCTGCTGGTGGCCACTCCGGTGATCGAGGTGGGCGTGGATGTGCCCAACGCCACCCTCATGGTCATCGAGCATGCCGAGCGCATGGGGCTGGCCCAGCTCCATCAGCTCCGCGGCCGGGTGGGGCGGGGCAGCCGCAAGTCGGCCTGCGTTCTGCTGTATCACCCTCCGCTCGGGGACAAGGCGAAGCGGCGCATCGCCGCCATGCGGGAGACCAATGACGGCTTCCGCATCGCCCAGGTGGACCTGGAACTGCGTGGTCCCGGGGAAGTCCTAGGGACAAGGCAGACGGGCCTCGAGCAGATGCGCATCGCCGACCTGGGTCGGGATCGCGCCCTGGTGCCCGCCCTGCCGCGGGCGGCCGACACCCTGCTGAGCGACGACCCCGATGCTGCCGACGCCCTGATCCGGCGCTGGGTGGGGGAACGGGCGGTATACGGCGAGGTGGGGTAG
- a CDS encoding RidA family protein, with protein MYFRENYHTDAAPQAIGPYSQAVRAGDLVFISGQIPLDPMTMELVDGDFRRQVEQVLTNIEAVVSAAGGTLCEVVKVTVFMTDLSKFEVVNEVLDEYFLEPYPARAAVGVAALPKGAEVEMEAIMHVSAEGE; from the coding sequence ATGTACTTTCGCGAGAACTATCACACCGATGCCGCGCCGCAGGCCATTGGCCCGTACTCTCAGGCCGTGCGGGCGGGCGACCTGGTCTTCATCTCCGGGCAGATTCCGCTTGATCCCATGACCATGGAGCTGGTGGACGGGGATTTCCGGCGGCAGGTCGAGCAAGTGCTCACCAATATCGAGGCGGTGGTGAGCGCGGCCGGAGGCACGCTCTGCGAGGTGGTGAAGGTGACCGTCTTCATGACCGACCTTTCCAAGTTCGAGGTGGTCAACGAAGTGCTCGACGAGTATTTCCTCGAGCCGTATCCGGCCCGCGCCGCCGTGGGTGTGGCCGCTCTGCCCAAAGGTGCCGAGGTGGAGATGGAGGCCATCATGCACGTCTCGGCGGAAGGGGAATAA
- the rpmB gene encoding 50S ribosomal protein L28: MAKRCEICGKGPGTGNNVSHAHNKTRRRYLPNLHKVRAVVEGGIKRLHVCTECIRSGRIKKPA; the protein is encoded by the coding sequence ATGGCGAAGCGTTGTGAGATCTGCGGGAAGGGGCCGGGCACGGGCAATAACGTCAGCCATGCCCACAACAAGACCCGGCGACGCTACCTTCCCAACCTGCACAAGGTTCGTGCTGTCGTGGAAGGCGGCATCAAGCGCCTGCATGTCTGCACCGAATGCATCCGGAGCGGTCGGATCAAGAAGCCTGCCTGA
- the rph gene encoding ribonuclease PH, which yields MRSSGRPADAMRNVRFERRYIKHAEGSVLVSFGDTRVLCNASVMDRVPPWLVQGKSGWVHAEYAMLPRATHQRSPRESLRGQVGGRTHEIQRLIARSLRAAVDLRTLGKRQIVVDCDVLQADGGTRTAAITGGFLALRDAVDTLLADGTLSRDPVRHQVASVSAGIVDGEAVLDLDYDEDSSADVDMNFVLVEDGRFVEVQGTGEATPFSQEQMDAMRTLAEQGARRLFDAQRAALEEEPVG from the coding sequence ATGCGCTCCAGTGGACGCCCCGCCGACGCCATGCGCAACGTGCGCTTCGAGCGGCGATACATCAAGCACGCCGAGGGCTCGGTGCTGGTAAGCTTCGGCGATACCCGGGTGCTCTGCAATGCCAGTGTTATGGACCGGGTCCCTCCCTGGCTGGTTCAGGGAAAGAGCGGCTGGGTCCATGCCGAGTACGCCATGCTGCCCCGCGCCACCCACCAGCGGAGTCCGCGGGAGTCCCTGCGCGGCCAGGTGGGCGGCCGAACCCACGAGATACAGCGCCTGATCGCCCGCTCCCTGCGCGCAGCGGTGGACCTGCGCACCCTGGGCAAGCGCCAGATCGTCGTGGATTGCGACGTGCTGCAGGCCGACGGCGGCACGCGGACCGCGGCTATCACCGGGGGCTTCCTGGCGCTGCGCGACGCCGTGGACACCCTGCTCGCCGACGGCACCCTCTCCCGAGACCCGGTGCGCCACCAGGTGGCCTCGGTGTCCGCCGGTATCGTGGACGGCGAGGCGGTCCTGGACCTGGACTACGACGAGGATTCCTCGGCGGACGTGGACATGAATTTCGTCCTGGTGGAGGACGGCCGCTTCGTGGAGGTGCAGGGCACCGGCGAGGCCACGCCCTTCAGCCAGGAGCAGATGGACGCCATGCGTACCCTAGCGGAACAGGGCGCACGCCGGCTCTTCGATGCCCAGCGTGCCGCTCTGGAGGAGGAACCGGTCGGTTGA
- a CDS encoding DUF481 domain-containing protein: MRLHPRSGLFLPIAMLATTANAAPPEGGVESEQLWDSEAELGISTASGNSETSTYTGSVSGDRESEKTKLHLQADGRYSKEQGNPTTQRLHGLSQFDYKFRPEIYTFGLLDALHDRFGGYELQLIESLGVGRMFFVDRDDLDWQADIGPALRQQWLVDETYENSFNVRARTLVKWEFAENSTLQEQFTWTQSVKDEDEYLFSSETGVSFRINSNLAFKTSVLVQHDSQPPEGTERTDVFTTTSLLYSF, encoded by the coding sequence GTGCGACTGCATCCACGCAGCGGCCTCTTTTTGCCTATAGCCATGCTGGCCACAACCGCCAATGCCGCTCCTCCGGAGGGCGGCGTGGAATCGGAACAGCTCTGGGACTCGGAGGCGGAGCTGGGCATTTCGACCGCCTCCGGGAACTCCGAAACCTCCACCTACACGGGAAGCGTCTCCGGAGACCGGGAGTCCGAGAAGACCAAGCTCCACCTTCAGGCCGACGGCCGGTACTCCAAGGAGCAGGGCAACCCCACCACCCAACGACTCCACGGCCTCAGCCAGTTCGATTACAAGTTCCGCCCCGAGATCTACACCTTCGGCCTGCTCGACGCCCTGCACGACCGGTTCGGCGGCTACGAGCTTCAGCTCATAGAATCCCTGGGTGTCGGCCGGATGTTCTTCGTCGACCGGGACGACCTGGACTGGCAGGCGGACATCGGCCCCGCCCTGCGCCAGCAGTGGCTGGTGGACGAGACCTACGAGAACAGCTTCAACGTCCGCGCCCGGACCCTGGTCAAGTGGGAGTTCGCCGAAAACTCCACCCTGCAGGAACAGTTCACGTGGACCCAGTCCGTCAAGGACGAGGACGAGTACCTGTTCAGCAGCGAAACGGGGGTGAGCTTCCGGATCAATTCCAACCTGGCCTTCAAGACCAGCGTGCTCGTGCAGCACGACAGCCAGCCGCCCGAAGGCACGGAGCGCACGGACGTCTTCACCACCACGTCCCTGCTCTACAGCTTCTAG
- a CDS encoding molybdenum cofactor biosynthesis protein MoaE: MEVRVQREEFDVGAELAAHRPVGAGAGAEVHFVGNVRDLNDGDEVRVMELEHYPGMTERELERVAGEAGERWEVLDSLVIHRYGVLHPGDRIVLVSVWSPHRGDAFDACRYIIDALKTTAPFWKKETLPDGGHRWVAPGQETGEPVS, encoded by the coding sequence ATGGAAGTGCGCGTACAGCGAGAAGAATTCGACGTCGGCGCCGAGCTGGCGGCCCATCGCCCGGTAGGGGCGGGCGCCGGCGCGGAGGTGCACTTCGTCGGCAATGTGCGCGACCTGAACGACGGGGATGAAGTCCGGGTCATGGAGCTGGAGCACTATCCCGGAATGACGGAGCGGGAGCTGGAGCGTGTTGCCGGGGAGGCCGGGGAGCGCTGGGAGGTATTGGACAGCCTGGTGATCCACCGGTACGGGGTCCTGCATCCCGGTGACCGGATTGTGCTGGTCTCCGTCTGGTCCCCGCACCGGGGGGATGCCTTCGACGCCTGCCGCTACATAATCGACGCTCTGAAGACCACGGCGCCGTTCTGGAAAAAGGAAACCCTGCCGGACGGGGGACACCGCTGGGTGGCCCCCGGCCAGGAGACGGGGGAGCCGGTCTCCTAG